CAGGTCGTTACCGGTGGCCGGGCCGCCGCCCGCGGGCGCGTCCCGCTCGAGCCCCCTCGGGCCCTCGGCCCCGCCACCGTCGTCATTCCCGTCGTCCTCGTCGAGGCCCTCGTCGTCGAGGTCCTCGTCGTCGTCCTCGTCCCAGACGTCGTCGCCAGCGCCGAGGTGATCCTCCTCGCCTGGCGCCTCGTCCTCGTCGAACTCGTCCTCGTCGGGTTCCTCACCCGCCGCCGCCTGCCCCTCGGCCGCGCCAGACCCACCCGCCGCGGAGGCGGCGTCCGGCACGGAGTCGGCATGGCCGAACTCGATCTGCACGACCGCGTGGGCCACGTCGGCGAAGCGCAACCGCTCGATCTGGGTTCGCACTGGGCGCCCGCGCCGCACGGGACCGACCGCCACGGCCAGGTCCGCGCCGTCGTCGTCGGCGCCCAGAACCCGGCCCACCACGGCCGTGCCGTCGGCGCGCCTGGCCTCCACCAGCCGGCCACGCGCCCGACGCCAGTGCCGCGGCAGCGTGAGCGGCCGGTCGACGCCGGGAGAGGTGACCTCCAGCATGTAGGCACCGATGAGGCCCGCCTCGT
Above is a window of Pseudofrankia saprophytica DNA encoding:
- the rimP gene encoding ribosome maturation factor RimP, which produces MARDAGRTGRRPPGGSARPGRAAYAGAGQQGSGQPAATQAARPAPAGKAASADSVAALRAAVWERLAPALAEAGFDLEDLNLSRAGSRSVLRVAVDRDGGVDLDAVAEASRLISDLLDQVGDEAGLIGAYMLEVTSPGVDRPLTLPRHWRRARGRLVEARRADGTAVVGRVLGADDDGADLAVAVGPVRRGRPVRTQIERLRFADVAHAVVQIEFGHADSVPDAASAAGGSGAAEGQAAAGEEPDEDEFDEDEAPGEEDHLGAGDDVWDEDDDEDLDDEGLDEDDGNDDGGGAEGPRGLERDAPAGGGPATGNDLGGARRGRAGGGHEDSGPSPGEETDR